CAATTCCTGACGGACCCTGCGTGGTTCAAGACAGTGTATGTACTATCAGGAGTCTGGCAAAGTGCAGGCTGGGGCACCATTATATACCTTGCCGCTCTATCGGGTGTGGACCCGCAACTGCATGAAGCGGCTGTGGTGGATGGTGCAAGTCGGTTTAAACGGATTTTACATATTAACATACCAGCGATTATTCCTACGATCACCATCTTGTTAATTCTCAATATGGGCAGTATTCTGGGCGTCGGATTCGAGAAAATCCTGCTGCTGCAAAATCCGTTGAACATGGGCTCGTCCGATGTCATCTCAACATTTGTCTATCGGTCCGGTCTGGTCGATGCGCAGTACAGTTTCTCTACGGCGGTGGGATTGTTCAACTCCGTAGTGAATGCGATTCTGCTTATTACCGTGAATCAGATTGCACGCCGCACCAGTGAAAACAGCCTGTGGTAAAAGGGGGGGGAACACATGTCAACCGCAGTGAAAGAAAGCAGAAGTGATAAATTGTTCTTATTGTGTAATTACATCTATCTGACGTTAGCACTCGTCATTGTGCTGTATCCGCTGTTATACATCATCAGTGCTTCAATCAGTGATCCCAAATATGTAGCCTCCGGTGAGATGTGGCTACTGCCAAAAGGGATTACGTTTGAAGGTTACGCCCGGGTGTTTGAGAACACCAACATCTGGATTGGGTACAAAAATACGATTATCTATACCGTTGTAGGCACCATCGTTAACCTGATTGTTACACTACCGGCAGCCTATGCGCTCAGCCGCTCGGATTTTGTGGGACGTGGATTCTTCATGGCGATGTTTATGGTAACGATGTTCTTCGGCGGAGGGCTTGTCCCAAGTTACCTGTTGGTTAAGGATCTTGGTATGGTGAACAGCATGTGGGCACTTATTCTGCCTGGAGCTGCATCCATCTGGAATATTATCGTATGCCGGACGTTCTTCCAATCGACCATCCCCAAGGAGTTACAGGAAGCGGCGCATATTGATGGGTGTACCAACACCCGGTTGTTCATCAAGATTGTGCTCCCACTTTCGATGCCAATCATTGCAGTGATGGCGCTCTTCTATGGAGTCGGACACTGGAACAGCTATTTTAGTGCCATGATCTATCTGAATGATTCCTCCAAGTACCCGCTGCAGCTCTTTCTGCGCCAGATTCTGGTGCTCCAAGAAATGGCGGCTCAAGGGGGAGGCGCTATCGATACGTCTTCAGCAACGGCGATGAATACCAAAGCGGAGATCGCTGCACTGGTCAAATATGCTGTCATTATTGTTGCCACCCTGCCTGTCATTGCGGTGTATCCATTCCTTCAGCGTTACTTTGTACAGGGTGTTATGATCGGTTCCGTTAAGGGATGATCTTAATCCATATACCACATTAAACAAGGGGAGTTGTTGTTATGAAAAAGCTTCGCAAGGCTTCATCCATTACACTCTGTCTCACCTTATTCGCAACATTGCTTGCAGCTTGTGGTTCAACCAATGAAGATGGAAGCACGACCTCCAAAGTAGAGGGGGTCAAAAAAGAAGGTTTCCCCATTGTAGACAAAACGCTAACGTTAAAGGTCATGTCCCAAGATGCGGGCGTAGCCGATTGGAGCACCATGCCTGTGCTGCAAGAAATGGAGAAACTGTCGGGCATCAAGCTGGAGTACCAGCTCTCACCGATCGACAGCTTTGAAACGAAGAAAAATCTGGTTTTCGCGAGCGGAGACTTGCCGGATATGTTCTATGCTGCGGACCTCAAGCCAGCCGAACAGGTGACTTATGGCAGCCAGGGCATCCTGATCCCGTTGGAAAAATACATTGACGAAGGTTACGCCCCAAATATCAAAAAGATTCTCGATGAGAACCCGGATGTGCGCAAATCATTTACAACACCAGATGGACATATGTATGCACTCCCATTCATTGATAAAGCGGCTGTGTGGTATAGAGGGCCAATGTGGTACAACGGGGAATTCTTGAAGGCACTTAACGTAGAAGAGCCTAAGACCACGGAAGAATTGTATACCTATCTCAAGCGTGTAAAAGTAGAAGATCCCAATGGCAATGGCCAGCAAGATGAAATTCCGCTTACTTCTGTAAAACTGGATGATCTTCGCATGTTTTTCTTCGGCTTCTGGGGAATGTACAACGAAGGCATCTATTCCGATAAGGACGGTAAAGTTCACTATCCTTATCAAGAAGAGGGCTACAGAGGTTATCTTACATTCATGAACCGCTTGTGGAAGGAAGACTTGCTGGATCATGAGACCTTCTCTCAAACAGGTGATCAGAAAAAAGCAAAAGGTGAAAGCAACAAACTTGCACTGTTCAACGATTACCATCCATACTTCACGCTCGGCGGTGAGCCTAGCACGGATCATCCGCTGATGACACCGGTGAAGAGCGAGGTGGCAGATTCTCCGGTATACGGCAAGCATCCGGGCATGTCGGCTCGCGGTACTTTTGCTATTACGAGCAGCAACCCGTCACCCGAGGCGACGATGCGATGGATCGATTACTTATACAGCTATGAAGGTGCGACACTGTTCAATCAAGGTCCGGAAGGTGTGTTATGGCAATTCAAAGACAAGGAAAATCACGTTAAAGAGTGGCTCCCTGTTCCTGGCGGCGGTGATCGCGAGGAATACCGGGGTAAAATCACGCCGAACTTTGGTATCTTGACACCGGGCATTAATGATCCGGATGTAGCGAAGGGTCTACGCACCGAATTTGATGAGTGGATTGACCAGCAAAATCAAGAGAAGTTGGTACCTATCGGAAAAGCACCATTTCCTAACGTTTATTTGACGAATGAAGAGCAGAGCGAAGCAACCGCTCTATTGTCTGACCTGGATACGTACGTTAAACAGATGGAAGCGAAGTTTGTGACCGGCCAGGAACCACTTGAGAACTGGGATAAGTACATTGCACAGATGGAGAAAATGGGCAGTGACCGTATCATCGAACTGTATCAGGGGGCATATGACCGCTGGAATTCGGGGCAATAAAGCCTATCGAGGTACATCCTATGCAGAAAGACAGCAGTTAGCTTCAATAAGGTTAGCTTTATTAAATTTTTCGCATATAAGAATTCTCGGGGGAGGTGTGAACCGTTATGCAGAAATGGTTTCAAGAAGCCAAACTGGGGATATTCATCCACTATGGCATCTATGCGGTGGACGGGGTAGCGGAATCCTGGTCCTTCTATAATGGCAGGATATCCTATGAAGAATATATGAAACAGTTGGATGGTTTTACGGCATCGGAATTCAATGCAGAGAAGTGGGCGGACCTGATTGAGAAGTCTGGTGCCCGGTATGCCGTGTTAACAACGAAGCATCATGATGGCGTTGCTCTATGGGATACGCAATATAGCGATCTCAATGTTGTCAAACAGACACCAGCGAATCGTGACATTGTGAAGGAATATGCGCAAGCGATTCGGGAAAAGGGCATTCATCTGGGGATGTATTACTCGCTCATTGATTGGTCACACCCGGATTATCCTAGCGTGTATGAAGGTGGAAAAGTACCGGAGGATCTCAGTAGTGTCAACCGGCATTCAAGTCCTGTGGACGGTGTTCAAGATCAGGCAAAGTGGCAGAAGTTCCTGCAATTCAATAACCATCAACTGGGAGAGATTTTAACAAATTACGGAAAGGTAGATCTGCTATGGTTTGATGGGGACTGGGAACGGAGTGCCCAGCAGTGGAATCTGCCGGACTTCAAGCATTACCTGCAATCCTTTAACCCGGATATCATCATCAACTCCCGCCTTCAAGGTTATGGGGATTACAAAACGCCTGAGCAGGGCATTCCGATTACAAGACCGGAGGGACCCTGGGAATTCTGCACCACGATCAACACATCTTGGGGTTATGTGCCAACAGATCATAAATACAAATCGTTAAATCAGATCATTCGAATGTTCTGTGACTGCATTTCGATGGGCGGTAATATGTTACTGGATATCGGTCCGCATGAAG
This Paenibacillus xylanexedens DNA region includes the following protein-coding sequences:
- a CDS encoding alpha-L-fucosidase, with protein sequence MQKWFQEAKLGIFIHYGIYAVDGVAESWSFYNGRISYEEYMKQLDGFTASEFNAEKWADLIEKSGARYAVLTTKHHDGVALWDTQYSDLNVVKQTPANRDIVKEYAQAIREKGIHLGMYYSLIDWSHPDYPSVYEGGKVPEDLSSVNRHSSPVDGVQDQAKWQKFLQFNNHQLGEILTNYGKVDLLWFDGDWERSAQQWNLPDFKHYLQSFNPDIIINSRLQGYGDYKTPEQGIPITRPEGPWEFCTTINTSWGYVPTDHKYKSLNQIIRMFCDCISMGGNMLLDIGPHEDGTIDQRQEDILLGLGAWIRTHEEAVFGTGEGIMPRYYLGGSTVSEDRKTLYLFVYDDPKENVCIKGLCNPIKKITVLHSGKELNHEIHGGVPWFNIPGTTWIKMTPEDTHQQVTVLKIEFNEELEMYGGSGAVVTHN
- a CDS encoding extracellular solute-binding protein, producing the protein MKKLRKASSITLCLTLFATLLAACGSTNEDGSTTSKVEGVKKEGFPIVDKTLTLKVMSQDAGVADWSTMPVLQEMEKLSGIKLEYQLSPIDSFETKKNLVFASGDLPDMFYAADLKPAEQVTYGSQGILIPLEKYIDEGYAPNIKKILDENPDVRKSFTTPDGHMYALPFIDKAAVWYRGPMWYNGEFLKALNVEEPKTTEELYTYLKRVKVEDPNGNGQQDEIPLTSVKLDDLRMFFFGFWGMYNEGIYSDKDGKVHYPYQEEGYRGYLTFMNRLWKEDLLDHETFSQTGDQKKAKGESNKLALFNDYHPYFTLGGEPSTDHPLMTPVKSEVADSPVYGKHPGMSARGTFAITSSNPSPEATMRWIDYLYSYEGATLFNQGPEGVLWQFKDKENHVKEWLPVPGGGDREEYRGKITPNFGILTPGINDPDVAKGLRTEFDEWIDQQNQEKLVPIGKAPFPNVYLTNEEQSEATALLSDLDTYVKQMEAKFVTGQEPLENWDKYIAQMEKMGSDRIIELYQGAYDRWNSGQ
- a CDS encoding carbohydrate ABC transporter permease — its product is MSTAVKESRSDKLFLLCNYIYLTLALVIVLYPLLYIISASISDPKYVASGEMWLLPKGITFEGYARVFENTNIWIGYKNTIIYTVVGTIVNLIVTLPAAYALSRSDFVGRGFFMAMFMVTMFFGGGLVPSYLLVKDLGMVNSMWALILPGAASIWNIIVCRTFFQSTIPKELQEAAHIDGCTNTRLFIKIVLPLSMPIIAVMALFYGVGHWNSYFSAMIYLNDSSKYPLQLFLRQILVLQEMAAQGGGAIDTSSATAMNTKAEIAALVKYAVIIVATLPVIAVYPFLQRYFVQGVMIGSVKG